In Thermococcus sp., one DNA window encodes the following:
- a CDS encoding Rossmann-like domain-containing protein, which translates to MLLRVIKRRALDTIDEDFRLIDFSFALPYSYVLIEGSRGPALGVAMTLPEEVGRYRNSIAEPSLEGFIEKADSLNVIERTLGMAAINALSQYLLDVSNAPDRDVVELLGEDVEKVAVVGNMPPVVSSLRERGFEVMVFERNPKLWDRETLSDALEYWLLPEVDAVIASGSAMINGTLDMMLDRAKRARLFVLTGPSAQLHPDFLRGTGVTHLASMGVVDVESAIVRLKLGSFRGFEAGSRKYVLEV; encoded by the coding sequence ATGCTGCTCAGGGTGATTAAACGAAGGGCACTGGATACAATAGACGAGGACTTCCGGTTAATCGACTTTTCCTTCGCGCTTCCCTACAGCTACGTTCTCATCGAGGGAAGCCGCGGGCCCGCACTGGGCGTGGCCATGACGCTCCCGGAGGAGGTGGGGAGGTACAGGAACTCCATCGCAGAACCCTCGCTGGAGGGGTTCATCGAAAAGGCAGACAGCCTCAACGTGATCGAAAGAACCCTCGGAATGGCGGCTATAAACGCCCTTTCCCAGTACCTCCTGGACGTGTCAAACGCCCCTGACAGGGACGTCGTTGAACTCCTAGGGGAGGATGTTGAAAAGGTCGCGGTAGTTGGGAACATGCCCCCGGTCGTTTCGAGCCTTCGTGAGAGAGGATTCGAGGTCATGGTTTTTGAGCGCAATCCCAAGCTCTGGGACAGGGAAACCCTCAGCGATGCCCTTGAATACTGGCTCCTTCCGGAGGTGGACGCTGTTATAGCCAGCGGTTCGGCAATGATCAACGGAACCCTCGATATGATGCTGGATCGGGCGAAGAGGGCCAGACTATTCGTTCTCACCGGCCCAAGTGCCCAGCTCCATCCCGATTTCCTCAGGGGCACGGGGGTAACGCACCTTGCATCAATGGGCGTTGTGGATGTCGAGTCTGCTATTGTGAGGCTCAAACTTGGCTCGTTCAGGGGTTTTGAGGCGGGAAGCAGAAAGTACGTGCTGGAGGTATGA
- a CDS encoding type I restriction endonuclease, which yields MEELREAVVNVLRKVRAHRSLYVKNEEAVKQHLIGEIFQALGWDWNNPEEVRPEARTEDGRADYALMLDGKVFAYVEAKNMGVNILKKDEPLRQLARYCFNSGVRYGVLTNGAVWIAVKAFEEGSRLWDRVLVAVNIEEEPLERVVLKLSLLSKLRIRDIERLASLLKALELSFEGLKREGYSEKTLVEYLTSLEGSTTIPVAELRGDETPKAAYVYDGGWKLLPLPEKSVKGVLLAVLMYMEKTSSGYQREEIRKAYEHLRTVQLDPRTALEILRKLEEEERLRIAVEL from the coding sequence ATGGAGGAGCTCAGGGAAGCTGTGGTCAACGTCCTCCGGAAGGTGCGTGCCCACAGAAGCCTCTATGTCAAGAACGAAGAGGCTGTGAAGCAGCATCTCATCGGGGAGATATTTCAGGCGCTCGGCTGGGACTGGAATAACCCGGAGGAGGTTCGACCGGAGGCCAGGACTGAAGATGGAAGGGCTGACTACGCCCTCATGCTGGACGGAAAGGTCTTCGCCTACGTCGAGGCGAAGAACATGGGCGTGAACATCCTGAAAAAGGACGAGCCGCTTCGCCAGCTGGCGCGGTACTGCTTCAACTCCGGCGTGAGGTATGGGGTTCTCACGAACGGCGCGGTCTGGATAGCAGTTAAGGCCTTCGAGGAGGGCTCCCGCCTCTGGGACAGGGTTCTGGTGGCAGTCAACATCGAGGAGGAGCCCCTGGAGAGGGTCGTTCTCAAGCTCTCCCTGCTCTCCAAGTTGAGGATAAGGGACATCGAGAGGCTTGCCTCCCTCCTCAAGGCGCTGGAACTGAGCTTTGAGGGGCTGAAACGGGAGGGCTATTCCGAAAAAACCCTTGTCGAGTACCTGACCTCCCTCGAGGGCTCCACGACGATCCCCGTGGCGGAGCTTCGTGGGGACGAGACCCCCAAGGCGGCCTACGTCTATGACGGCGGCTGGAAGCTCCTGCCCCTTCCAGAAAAGAGCGTCAAGGGTGTTCTCCTCGCGGTTCTCATGTACATGGAGAAGACGTCCTCCGGCTACCAGAGAGAGGAGATAAGAAAAGCCTACGAGCACCTCAGGACCGTTCAGCTTGATCCAAGGACAGCCCTTGAGATACTCAGGAAGCTTGAGGAGGAGGAAAGGCTTAGGATAGCCGTGGAGCTTTAG